TCTCCTACCTGTTGACGCCCCAGCGCGGCAAGGACGCGCTGATCCGCAACCCGATGATGGACATGCTCCATGCGGTCAGCGAGCAGGGCTCGATTTCAAAGGCCGCCAGGGCGCTCGATCTGTCGTACCGCCATGTCTGGGGTTCGCTCAAGGACTGGGAGCAGGCGCTGGGCCGCAGCCTGATCGTCTGGGACAAGGGCCAGCGCGCGCGGCTGACCGAGTTCGGCGAAAAGCTGCTCTGGGCCGAGCGCCAGGCGCAGGCCCGGCTGGCGCCGCAGATCGAAGCGTTGCGCGGCGACATTGAACGCGCTTTCGCCACCGCGTTTGACGACAGCACGCATGTCCTGACGCTGTATGCCAGCCACGACGCGGCGCTGTCGGCGCTGCGCGAGCAGGCCAGCCAGCGGGGCCTGCACCTGGACATCCGTTTCATGGGCAGCGTCGATGCCATCGCGGCGCTGAACGCCGGGCGCTGCATGATGGCCGGCTTTCATGTGCGCGACCAGCCGCAGCGCCAGTCGGTGGCCGCGCAGACCTACCGCAGCCTGCTCAAGCCCGGCCTGCACAAGCTGATCGGCTTTTCCCACCGCCAGCAGGGCCTGATCGTTGCCAAAAACAACCCGCTGCAGATTGAAGGACTGGCTGATGTGGCGCAGCCGGGCATGCGCTATGTGAACCGCCCCGAAGGCACGGGAACGCGGGTACTGCTGGACGACCTGCTGGCCGAAGCCGGTCTGTCTTCAGCGGATATCCAAGGCTACGGCACGGAGGAGCCGTCGCACACCGCCGTGGCGCAAGCCGTTGCCAGTGGCGCGGCCGATGCGGGGCTGGGCATTGAGGCGGCAGCGTGGGAGAAAGGCCTGGGGTTCGTGCCGCTGGCGCAGGAGCGTTACCACCTGGTCTGCCTGAAGTCCGAGCTGCCCACGGCGCAGGTGCAGGCGCTGCTCAGGGAACTGCAGGGCGGCGAGTGGCAGGCCACGCTGGACAGGCTGCCGGGCTACAGCGGCGCGCTGGCCCAGAGCGGCAAGGTGCTGTCCTTGCGTGCGGCCCTGCCGTGGTGGAGTTATCGCAAGGAAAAACGTGACGACTCGGTTCATGCTGCGGGCTGACGCAAGGTTTGAGGGCTTGGTGGAATTCGCTGCTTGATTTGTGGCTGGGTTGGCTCTTCTGGGTTGGGCTGGCCGGGGGTTGCCCGGCGGCAACTCACTTTTCTTTGCTTCGCCAAAGAAAAGTAAGCAAAAGAAAGGCGACCCGGCTGTCTGGGTCCCTGCGCTTCGCTTCGGGCAACCTGCGCTACCCCGGAAAAACGGGGGTCGGCGCAAACTCGCTTCACTTCGTTACGCTCAAACAGCGCGCCGCCCTGATCCCGTTTTTTCGGGGCATCGCAGGCCCAGACAGAACGGGGCAATCGGGGAACGAAATCCAAACAGCCGAACAGCCACCGCGCCCAGGTTTCAGCCCCGAATACTACTAATTCGATAGCTCACTGCGCAGATGTGGCATGCGCAAATGGCACTTTTGATGCACAAGCACGAGTTCCCGCATCCGAATCCGAATCCGTTCCCGCTCCCGCAAGTCCCGTCCTGGCTGGGCCTGTGCTGGGCGAGGAAAGCCGGATCAGGGCCGCGCGCTGTTTGAGCGTAACGCAGTGAAGCGAGTTTGCGCGGACCCCGGCTTTCCTTGTCCAGCACAGGTTGCCTGAAGCGAAGCGCAAGGCCCCAGACTGCGGGTCGCCTTTTCTTTGGTGACTTTCTTTTGGCGAAGCAAAAGAAAGTTACTTGCCGCCGGGCAACCCCCGGCCAACCCAACCCCGAAAAGCCAACCCAGCGACCAAAGCAAGTAACAGCCCATGACCAAAGCCAAAGCTCAAGTCACATCAGACCCATAAACCCTCAAAAACACAGTAATTTAGGCCTTTTACGCACACCCCACATGCACAAACAGCTACTATTTTCATAGCGCACAAGACCTGAAGCCACAAAAGATGTCATCCCGTTCCGGCCGGTAAAAATTCCGGAAATTGGGATGTTTCAGCCGCGCCCGCGTGGCAAACGACGCACCGCGCAATACCTTGTGCGTGCCAAACGAAGGCTCCGAATACGCCCGCCACGGGTCAGGCGCAAAGCCTGGATATGGCCTGAAGGTCGTGCCCATCCATTCCCACACGTCACCCCAGCGAAAGCCCCGGCGCGCCGCCGTGTGCGCAGCCACCTCCCACTCCACCTCGGCCGGCAGGCGGCGCCCGGCCCAGCGGCACCAGGCGTCGGCTTCCCACCAGCTCAGGTGCATCGCCGGCTGCGTGCCCTGCATGCGCATGGGCTGGCCAAAACGGGTCTGGATGACGGCGCCGCTGCCGATGCCGATCTGCTCCACGTAGCGCGGGCCGCGCCGGCCCTCGACCGCCGCCAGCGCCTGCAGCCATTGCCAGCCGTCGGGATGCCAGAACGCCGGCTGGTCATAAGCGCCATCGGCGACAAACTCGACGTACTGCGACCAGGTCACGGCCTGGGCATCGATTTCAAACTCAGGCACGCTGATGGCATGCATCTGCTGTTCGTTGTCAAACGCAAACCCGGCCCCGGCGCCTGACGGGCTGCCCATCCGCCAGGTCGTGGCCGGAATCAGCATCGGCTCGCGCAGCACCATGGGCGCGGGTGTGAAAGCGGTTTGCAAGGGCTTGTCCAGCGGCAGGCCCAGGGTCTGCGCCATGCAGGTCAGCGCTTCATCCTGCAGATCTTCGTGAAACAGGCT
This DNA window, taken from Polaromonas hydrogenivorans, encodes the following:
- a CDS encoding substrate-binding domain-containing protein, with protein sequence MHKVQLSYLLTPQRGKDALIRNPMMDMLHAVSEQGSISKAARALDLSYRHVWGSLKDWEQALGRSLIVWDKGQRARLTEFGEKLLWAERQAQARLAPQIEALRGDIERAFATAFDDSTHVLTLYASHDAALSALREQASQRGLHLDIRFMGSVDAIAALNAGRCMMAGFHVRDQPQRQSVAAQTYRSLLKPGLHKLIGFSHRQQGLIVAKNNPLQIEGLADVAQPGMRYVNRPEGTGTRVLLDDLLAEAGLSSADIQGYGTEEPSHTAVAQAVASGAADAGLGIEAAAWEKGLGFVPLAQERYHLVCLKSELPTAQVQALLRELQGGEWQATLDRLPGYSGALAQSGKVLSLRAALPWWSYRKEKRDDSVHAAG
- the senA gene encoding selenoneine synthase SenA; this translates as MATEPFPSSSSSSAADSPKLIDSPLMRRAGPELLSLALMDARNHTLHLFGQYQNTLEAGNFKVPPMPGLNPPLWMLGHVGWFQERWIGRNLQRALGSRCEPGHSRLASMEPNADRWWDPGQVPHDRRWTLDLPDMGDCRAYLLETLESTLELLEKAGTDDDALYFYRLSLFHEDLQDEALTCMAQTLGLPLDKPLQTAFTPAPMVLREPMLIPATTWRMGSPSGAGAGFAFDNEQQMHAISVPEFEIDAQAVTWSQYVEFVADGAYDQPAFWHPDGWQWLQALAAVEGRRGPRYVEQIGIGSGAVIQTRFGQPMRMQGTQPAMHLSWWEADAWCRWAGRRLPAEVEWEVAAHTAARRGFRWGDVWEWMGTTFRPYPGFAPDPWRAYSEPSFGTHKVLRGASFATRARLKHPNFRNFYRPERDDIFCGFRSCAL